A segment of the Sanyastnella coralliicola genome:
CTTCGATAAGGCGAGCAGCACGTTCTTTATATGACTTGGCCCAGTGTTGTTTTCTACGAGGAGAAATTAGCTGCATGGTTTTGGTTTCGTCTAGCTTTCTGCGAATCCCATCAATCCAACCAAAGGCAATCAATTCGTCGAGGACTTCTTCTCTAGAAACGTATTTCTCAATCTCCTGCTTTTTGTAGGTCACGAGCCAGATGGCTTCTTCTTGCTGATGATGCTCTAGTAGCCAGTTGCGTAACGCTTCTTGTGAAGTGCATTCAACTTGAATGAAATTCTCAGTTTTAATACCCGCCATGGGTATGTAACCACCTATGGCATCAAGTGTTCGCTACCCTTGTTCGATCTTCAACCCGTATTTATCAAGGAGGGTCAATACTTCAGGGTAGGAGAATTGAGCACCCTTGATCTTGTTGTGCTCTGGATCGATATTGAAACCCGATGAACCACGAAGGTCAGTTCGTTGAAGGTTTGTTTGATCGAATATGGCGTTGGTGAGTTTGCAATGACTTAATCGCGCTCCCTCCAAGGAAGTTTCTGCAAGATCAACTCCTTCCATTTGGCAGTTCACAAAAGAGCAGCGATTCAACTTCATTTGATAGAAGGTGGCCAAGTCTAACTGGCTGTTGTTGAATTGAATGGAGAACCCGAA
Coding sequences within it:
- a CDS encoding pentapeptide repeat-containing protein codes for the protein MSSYTYEEEFKKADFTSTLLAKREYEACTFQNCRFNEADISEMKFIECTFIECDLSNAKVAKSLFQEVEFSACKLVGIQWEHCNDFGFSIQFNNSQLDLATFYQMKLNRCSFVNCQMEGVDLAETSLEGARLSHCKLTNAIFDQTNLQRTDLRGSSGFNIDPEHNKIKGAQFSYPEVLTLLDKYGLKIEQG
- a CDS encoding YdeI/OmpD-associated family protein; protein product: MAGIKTENFIQVECTSQEALRNWLLEHHQQEEAIWLVTYKKQEIEKYVSREEVLDELIAFGWIDGIRRKLDETKTMQLISPRRKQHWAKSYKERAARLIEVGSMHESGMQSIQRSKADGLWNFMDDVDNLVVPDDLRKALQTYDTAEAFFEQINDSSKRFVLRWVKLAKTDKTRQKRIQELALLSSRGEKLKGS